GGAGGGGTTATGGTGGCTCGCCGGTCGCGTGTACGACGCTCGCCATGCGGGAAAGCCAACTTCTGGGGTAGTTTTGCGCTGCTTGAAGTTCGATATATCGATAGCAGCTGCTATTTTTCTTTGATGTAACTGAAATTTTTGCTATATATTCCCATTGTACCATTACGGTGTTCAAAAATGTTCGATATATGGGGTAATTCGATGTAAAGGGGTTCTATATAGTAGGGTTCGCTGTAGTGCTTATAGTGGGTTAGAATAGTttgctgtttctttttcattATTACAATTTTTCTGTTGGAGATAAATGTTCTTCGACATATTTGCTTTTTGTCTCTGTCCGTTTCTGGAGCGATTCGATTCACTTCTGGCATTATTCGTTTCGTACTGACATGCATACGTCTTTATCCTCTTCTTGGGGATTGCATTTCCCCAGCTAACAACTTAAAGTTGTCGCTCAGGACAAAACGTGCCTGCGTGATGTAGAACTTACACAAATGTTCTCGTTGATACCATCTGTCATGTATGTCCAAGCCAAACTTTgtataatcagattgcatgcaGGACATGAATTCTGTAGTAGTTTCTGGAAACCGTGCGGGCACCAACGATGACAATGGGACGTTCCACAAGTGATGCCTAAAAGCCGATGAGCTTGACCCACTGATCAGATTCCTGACATTCGCTGACTGCGCTCACTGCAACCGTTGTGCTTTCAGGGGTGGGACTGTCCAAAGTCATTTTGGCACAATTTCTGGATCAGGTCAAAATGTgttttggagcagacaaaatagcattttggagcagtttagAGCTGACTAAAGTTCATTtaggagcaatttggagcagataaaattttaattcgaagcagtttggagcagagcAATCTGAATTtcggtggaataatggaatacagcaacgcacttcgaaaccacaacgaaacacagaataaaccaacaggaAGCTCTTAGTGGAAGCGCACTTCATAGCTATAGAAACAGGGAAGAATGGGTCGAGCGGGGGCtcggcgcatgctttcctgtcACGCCGGAAACATCGGTTTCACTACAATCAAACTATATATTTCCGCACCTACGCTTATAACGATAGCGGAAAAtattctcaaattatgcggttcAATCGACACTAACATAATTTCtgtgtcaccatatgtcaccgaaAAACGAAGAGAGCCGCTATCAGCCCTGGGCTGGTATTATGTAAAACTATTCAAATCTGTCTTTGTTGCAATAGCAAtaatatgtacactccaggcatATTTCtggcgtcaccgtgatgttccatacaaagtccaggAGCCATAACGTCATCGCTGCACAATGTATTGGCGAATGAAAGTGCGAGGATGAGTCGAAGAGGGTGAGCcgacgagggtgagccgacgagggtgagccgacgagggtgagccgacgatggcgacTCAATTTCGCgtgcgcgagggaggaaagcggggacaAAGCGTACCGTCTTCCACCGCGCGCAAGACACTGGGGGAAGGGTCGTTCTGCTACGGTGTCTGCTGCATATGGCgcagccgcgcgggccctatcttgaaagcgatgtgcaatAGGGACATAGTGCAAGTGCCGAtaacttcgtgtgcgctgttttttgccgcttacttcgcgttgaagcgaggcagcaCAAAGGAGAATTCGCTCGCTGCCACGCTTGCCCACCCcaacgttttcacagcgagtttctgcggtaatcgagtcatgtttgcttgtgcgcgtgtgacaccatgcttgttaatttagtgagtgaacacatgtttacaagtttatacggccgatgtaACTACTATTCTTGCTgcctatagctgtctactaatttgcgatcgcaatcgatgcttcgcgtttcgggcgttACTGCAACGTTTTATTTCAAATCCGCCATTAGAccttcgtgataggtcaaaatggctcacgcctcgcccatatgggcataaaaactgattggaatagttttatgttataccgGCCTTGGGGACACAAATGCCCGCACGCTTAACCCGCTACAGCGCGTGCCTTcgaaatatctagttcgctcacAGCGCTCTCAGCctaatttttgttgttttgcacctcagctagggagcgctgcgccgctcggcccactaaaccgtattctagtactCTAAACACAGCCGCCCTAGCGATTccgacagcagcaacaacagttGGCAGTGGCCGTGCGCGCACAGGCGCCTGCCTCTTGTCAGAAGCGCTATTGAATAGTTCAGTTGTCCAGTTTCATACgcgcgaaaattacgagaaactctgCGAGAGGTGCCGTCAAGCGCTGTGCATTATGCAAATGGCTGTACCCTTTCTCGGGGAATGAATCCGCTCGCTGTTAGCGGCCAAtaccgaagccgttctggcgcagcgtggcgcaatttcgatCAATTTactgtgtttggcgcagtttggtGCAGGCATTTGCGTCTGTATCAAAAATACACAATTCGCGCAGGAGCCCACCCTGTGCTTTTAGTGTAGCCTGTCtttctgggcacaggtttgcccaacaAAGAGTTAGTTTCATGATTGAccgttttgctactgtgttcttcatcATCACCACAATGTGACAATATTCGATGCGGTCTCAGAAATtgctatttgcacacccctacttatAATAAAATATGTGCTATATGTGGAGCGCTTGAAAGTCTCACTCAATGATCAGAAGGATCTGCCCTAACAACTCAATACGTTTCTAAAAAATTGTCAAAATCGTTCCAGGGTTCCTTTCATACGTTCCCGGAAATTAAGATCTTTTGCCACTAGTGTTCAGTACCTTGCCAAACTGCGAATGCTTTTTCTATCGTGTTTTTTAAAGATGTGAAGAAGGTTCTACTGTACTGTGATAAAAGCTATGTCATTACATTTTCCAACCATCTTAAGTATCGCACAGCCATTGGCAAGGTGTGCACTTCGGCACGCCAATGGTCGCCTTGTGGAAGCTGTTGCGACTATAAACGTGACACCATGGTCTCACAGATTACATAGTGCGTGGCCAGATCACGGAGGCCATACATACGCCATGAACAGGCAGAGCAGGCTTGGCAACCATGGCGCACCGACTTCTGCTAATGCCCAGCTGCTATTGGTGTCACCACATGACTTCATGGCACAGTGAAATGTGGCGCTTATAGCAGCTAAAATTCTAGCGGAGGTTGAGCTTAACTCTcactttatttgttttttgaattTTTTCTGAGCGATAACATGGGTTTGTGTGGGTCGATTTTCATAATTTCTCTTGCTCTTTGTTTTATGACACGCTAAGAATAGATCTAGAGTAAATGTGGTGACCCAGAAAGAGCGTTCGAGGGCTCCTTTAGGAGCATAGCACTTCTGCTATCTGATGCAGCAGAACACCCTACAGCACgcttgtcatgagtaagaggcctgcggcgagagaaaagaagaggagaACAATGTGAACCGAGCGTTCCAAATGGCACGAGACTTCGAGGCACGTGAACCGAACCATAATTGAGGGAGAAACAGAACTGTTcgggcattatcgacgtggctctgggccgaGAAGGTCacatcgtcagctatgctctggcgacaggagacttggaggttcggcTAAGTCCGTGACGTGGGCAGTCcagggtgtggccgtcgacctcggagacgttcgggCAAGGCTCCTTGGACCAGTTTCAGCATCACATGGTGgggccgggcactccagagagaCTCCCCCTTCGGCATAATCTCCGGAATGCCACGTCGGCGCTTAAAAAGGAGCTAGATGGAAACAGCGGCCGAGAACAGGTGTTTCTGCACaggtgcttttattgcgatagcaattatatggacacttcaaccggatttctgccgtcgccgttgtcgtcgtcgccgtgaggttccctatagataaaatcttcgccgcgcgccgtatgcccgagcggaagcgtgcggggacgcgcgctatcaaggagagcgaacgcactcaatcacccacgcgcaagcaaggaagcgggaagccagcgccggagggagcgcggggggggggggcgcacttctactgtgccaacaaccgcgctcgtcgctcgctcgcccgcaccgtctctttatctccacacggctctgacctttatgcgccgtgcattcgccgctcagtttccgttgaagcgatacgtGCGAAGCgatacgtgcgtgcgtgcattgAAGCGatacgggcgaaggtacgtgcgctcgcacgtaccttcgcccgcggcggcgtatgcgctcgctgccagcgttttgacagtcattctctccagtcattcagtgtgatctattcaggtgtgtttgtgcgcgctcttaccacgcttgttcattcagttagtaatagtcgggccacattttccaatgcacgctacacatgcaatgctgcccggatcggcagtgcagtactacaggtgtgtcccttcgcacacgctgcccacgggaagcgcttctcatcaacaccaccgtttcacacgcgccttctcgtggtcatcgagtctctcttcatgtcggtctacttacgccgcagcacacctgcttacttaatcagctcatgtttactaaaattcatattgctaccaaagccgctcaacttacttcgtatgacatcgctgtgttgctatcgcagtcattgcttcgcccttagggcgaaactgtgacattttttcctgcTATATTTATATGAGAAAATTAAGTTACTCTACAGTATCATGGTGATGTGTTTTCTTATGTCTGCTCAAGTAAGCAGCCTGCGCGAAGGCCTTGCAGCAGATGGTGCAATGGTTTGGTCAGCCACCAGTGTGAATGCACAGGCGTTTCCTCGTGATATATTTATGCGAGAAACTTGAACTACTCTACAGTTTCATGGTGATGTGTTTTTTTATGTCTGCTTAAGTGACCAGCCCGCGCAAAGGacttggagcagacagtgcaactgTGTGGTCGGTCATCTGTATGAATGAGCATATGTTGCTTCATGGCAGTGTTCTGCGAGAATTTCCGAGTGCAtaaagggcactgaaatggcttctctcCTGTATGAATGTGCAGGTGTTTCTTCATGCAGGACTTGCGCGAGAAGCTTTTAGTGCAtaaagggcattgaaatggcttcacgcctgtgtgggtgcgcaggtgttccTGAAGCTTGTACTTTCGTGACAATCTCtgaaggcatgaagggcactgaaatggcttctcgcctgtgtgggtgcacaGATGTTGCTTCATGTGGGACTTGCGCGAGAAGCTcagagggcatgaagggcactgaaatggccggTCACCCGTGTGAATGCACAAGTGCCTGTTCAGGGTGTCTTTTCTTGAGAAGGtctgagggcacaaatggcacTTAAACAGACGCTCGCCAGTATGGACCCTGACATGTGCTTCCAAACGATACAGTTTATCAGCCTCATAGCCACGGGGGTGATCTTGTTGGAGGCATCCCTGCTGTGAATTGTCACCGTTGGCTCTTGACGGAGAAATAGAAGGCCTCGATGCTGCACAAATGAAACAAAAGTAGTACTATGAAATGCAAGAAAAGAACACAGATACTAAAATTAATGATAAGCTTTCGTTTTTTTATTAGGGGGGTTTTCAGGGTGATTACAGGCATGACGGTACATAGGACGCATAGTGGTCCTTTTTGAGTTACTCAATATTCCTGCATCTGAATGCTTAATGACCCTAATTGTGTCCTGTACAAATTATTTTTCAGAAACGCAAAAAATTGCAAAGTGACAGAATATGGAGTGTTTCAAAACTTTCACGGATTTCTACGACCCTTAAAAAAGTGCCAAATACCTTCGACCCTGCCGTGCTTGCTCTGTGATCCTCAACGAGCACTCGGGATTTGAAGGCCATATTTGGCATTTGCAAAACTTATATTCGCTAGCATGACAAATTTCCCATATGAGACTTCATTAGTGGGTTTATTTTTGATCACATGCCGAACTTTTCGCAAGTTGAGATTGTAAAGAGCCGGCTAGAACATGCCCTATTTTTCCACGCAGCGTATAGCCTGGCACCTCTTAAAACCCACACTGCCTTTCAGAATAGCCCACAAATAAATTATGCAATATTCTGTGAGATTAAAAAAATTCGCCAATGACGCTTAGGACTTGTTACGtgtgtgaatgtgaaagcatgatagtccctttggtgaaatgttatTTCCCACGCAAGCTCctgcctgcgttctaactgcacctcggtaaggccaCACCAAAATGCGATAAGCACCTCAACGCATTCTCTTGCTCGCCAGGAGTTCGTAACTAAAAGGAGCACGCATCTGCATTCAATTGGACAATAACACTTGAATTTTatactcattttatacactcatgacatgacgccacctcctccccattgactgcaccgtcacgtgcccaatgacacatgcactaggccacacctttagtatgacgtgacgtgtgcaatgatgcatgcactaggcacaccttcagtCAACCAGAACCATGGAGCTGTCGTGAAGTTGAGGAAGTGTGCTCATGTCACAACCCAGAGGCctgggttcaattcccacccagaccaaattTTACTAAATGTTCTTTTCAAAGCCCTTGATTTTTAACGCGTTTTTACTctgtgccgtcggccatttttggtacgatCGCTTGGTGGCGATGCCACCGCCACCGGATTTGCACGTAaagggacatataatgctttcgcattaaaaattaCTTACCATATTTACACGAATCTAGCCCGACTCcaattctaagccgaccccccaaaagctcaaagccagaaaaaaaaaaaaacttacctcgaatatAGGCCAAACAAAAAAGCGATGACATCTTTCGCAAAagaaaacagcatttattaaatatgaacatgccgagctcattctacgtcATCATCACTGCTAGCCTCGTCACTATCTTCCATCTTCAAACCGTGCACTTTATTCAttaccatcaagcgcattagagatgctgcactttttgaaggagtgCACGATCCATGTTTGCCATcctcgttgcggcgcacgcaaaaagcatctcctGCGGCCCCCTCCAATGACGGACGTCTTTCTTATCGATGCCAAAGTCCcacccggcttgaacgtttgacaaTGCCTGAACGTTTGACGCGCCCTCGATTTCCACGCACACCCGTTTTCCATGACAacaaaaaagtcctttacagtaccgtgcacctcatgctttcaaacagaaatacaactttctgtcatttagaaaaacagatttcctcccaATGTACTGAAGTTGCATTGAATAAAGAAAGTCCCCGTTTCATTGAATGGACTAGCACATTGGTAGACCACTATACAAAGTacggatagcagttttatcagccgtataaacttgcaaacattcacttactagataatttaacaagaatggtgtcacgcacgcacaagcaaacatgaacacatttcgctcaTTGACCgcagaaacgaactgtcaaaacgcttaagtgacgaagcgcagcgagtcaattgaccttcgtgctagcatgcctctcgcttcaacgcgacaaCGAAAACATGGCGCGCCATGGGCTTTACCcatcacagattgctttcaagatagagccaaggtgatcgtatcgccgaagtggatcgtcgcagatcttcggtccactgaaaccgttctgcattgctttgctggcgaaaatcctctccttctgtttgcgccgtctcgcacacaagtttcggattctccgaacgcccgtgatgcagcccgatttccatctgtctccgcacacatgatcactttcctttaaaatgcggcatcatgatgaactcggtacttcatgctgatagagcagacgcagagaacgtgaagagagacggtagactattgcctaagcacgtgtactgcagcacacagAGGAAGCTATGGTAGTTAGGCTCGACgggcgtgcgaggcggccatattgaaatgccgacagctatatggtaacgcagatgtAGGGTCGTGttaaaagtgcgcgttagattcaagTAAATATGATATttgttagaaagcggcactatagtggcatcacctgtttggtgccattacgctGATGCTACATCATACCGATACaacacaggtcaaaatggcgacgtccctCGTGTagttcagttggctactggcgcagCTAGTAGCGGCTGCAATTCTAGGTAGcactaactatgcaccatatttatcagtttcagttaaaaactggtgcgtttttttaaatcctcgaatctaagccgaccctagagtttcgtatatgattatttgaaaaaaactatcggcctagattcgaataagtACAGTATACCATGGCAATAACTGAAGTGCTTACAAAAGCAGTCTCGAGTATAAATGACTTGATGTAGCATCTTCGGCCAGCgacttttttccctttttttaagCGATGCTGCTAGGCCGTTGAGATCAGATTATCGTGATTCGAGTTGTAATTTGGCTCTGCTGTGTGCGCTATTAGCTAGCTGGTAGAGAGCAA
This region of Dermacentor silvarum isolate Dsil-2018 chromosome 5, BIME_Dsil_1.4, whole genome shotgun sequence genomic DNA includes:
- the LOC119453877 gene encoding zinc finger protein 239 isoform X7, coding for MERPTVKGLTNAMSLGESITAKTACHAPSEVVGQVEVGMQCSLPLADKSVGCSLKAWSVSRSMQTTEAVDQSSSTSASRPSISPSRANGDNSQQGCLQQDHPRGYEADKLYRLEAHVRVHTGERLFKCHLCPQTFSRKDTLNRHLCIHTGDRPFQCPSCPLSFSRKSHMKQHLCTHTGEKPFQCPSCLQRLSRKYKLQEHLRTHTGVKPFQCPLCTKSFSRKSCMKKHLHIHTGEKPFQCPLCTRKFSQNTAMKQHMLIHTDDRPHSCTVCSKSFARAGHLSRHKKTHHHETVE